In the Hydrogenimonas thermophila genome, ATAAACAATTGTTTTGACAATATTTTGAGATTCAATATTTACATCAATGTCTTTAATAAAACTACCATCTATTTTTACAAAATCAACATCTAATTTTAAAAGACTTGTAAAATTTGAATTTTCTGTTCCAAAATCATCAATTGCAAGTCTAAATCCTGCTTTTTTAAAATCTTTTAATTGTTGCACAATATCATAACTATAATTATTATTAATATTTTCTAAGATTTCTAAAATTACATAAGAACTTTTAACACTATATAATTCACACATTTTATTCAAAAAATCTAATAAATACTCTTCTTTTAAATCATCTTCAGTAATATTTATAGAAAATTGTAAGTCTGTATTTGCCATAATAGCAAAAGACTTCTCTATTATTTGCTTTGTTATTTCAGGCAAAATACCTGCCTTTTTAGCTGGTTCAATAAATAAATAAGGTGAATCTACACTCTCATTTTCAACTATACGTGCTAAACATTCATACTTTTCAATTTTATTGCTTTTAAGATTAATTATTGGTTGAAAAAAAGGTTGATATAAATTAGAATCTAATGCTATTTTTGCCTTTTGAGTCCACTCTATAACTTTTTTACGTTTCAATTCCAAAATAAATTCAGGTTTAAATATCTCAATAGAATTTTTATGTGTCTCTCTTGCTTTTTTTATTGCCAAATGAGCATTTCCAAAAGGAGGTTTTTTCAAGGTTTTATCTATAGGAATAATTCCAATAGTAACAGTTATACAAAGGGATAAACCATTAACAAGAAAATAGTTATTGTAAATTGAGTTATGAATATTTTCCGCAATACTTTTAGCTTCACTTAGTGTAAACTCCTTTATTAAAATAGCAAACTCATCACCATTAATTCTATACAATTTATTAGAATCCAATAATTTACGTAAAAAAGAGGCAAACTCAATTAATAATAAATCACCAACTTCAAATCCATAATATAAATTTATTTGGTCAAAATTATCAATATTTAAAAAAATCATTACATCTGGTGAAAACTCTTTAAAATCTATATTTAACTGCTCTTTATTAGGTAATCTGGTTAAATGATCTGTTCTTAATTGATTTATTAATGATTCAGTTTGTTGCTTTATCTGATCGACTTGTTTTGCAACTAACTCTTCCAAATTTAAACGATACTTAGTATTTTCTTTCTCCATAATTACCAATTTTGCAATTTTATATAAAGTATTAATAATCTGGTCAGATTTAATTGGTTTTAAAATATATCCATCTATTCCCATAAATACAGTTTCTAAAATTATTTGACTATCTCCATGCGCACTTTGAGCAACTATCTTTTGTTCAGGTTTAATCTTTCTAATCTCTTCTATCATTTTAAGCCCATCCATAATAGGCATTCTTAAATCAGTTAGAACTATATCAGGGTACTCTTTTTCAAAGATGTTTAGTCCTTCTTGTCCATTTTCAGCAATATAAACATTTTTAAATAATGTTTTTAATAACCCATAAATACTTTCTCTTGCAGCTTCCTCATCATCAACAAATAAGATTGATAAATTTTCAGTATAACTTTTCAATTTCTTTGTTATATTTTTATCTAGCATTTTTTATAACCTCAATAATAGCGTCAATATCAAGACTTTTAGTTACTCCCCCAAGCTTTACAGCTTCTTTTGGCATACCATAAACTACACAACTTTTTTCATCTTCAGCATATGTTTTTGCTCCATTATCAAACATTTCTTTTAAACCATGGGCACCATCATCACCCATTC is a window encoding:
- a CDS encoding two-component system response regulator, which gives rise to MLDKNITKKLKSYTENLSILFVDDEEAARESIYGLLKTLFKNVYIAENGQEGLNIFEKEYPDIVLTDLRMPIMDGLKMIEEIRKIKPEQKIVAQSAHGDSQIILETVFMGIDGYILKPIKSDQIINTLYKIAKLVIMEKENTKYRLNLEELVAKQVDQIKQQTESLINQLRTDHLTRLPNKEQLNIDFKEFSPDVMIFLNIDNFDQINLYYGFEVGDLLLIEFASFLRKLLDSNKLYRINGDEFAILIKEFTLSEAKSIAENIHNSIYNNYFLVNGLSLCITVTIGIIPIDKTLKKPPFGNAHLAIKKARETHKNSIEIFKPEFILELKRKKVIEWTQKAKIALDSNLYQPFFQPIINLKSNKIEKYECLARIVENESVDSPYLFIEPAKKAGILPEITKQIIEKSFAIMANTDLQFSINITEDDLKEEYLLDFLNKMCELYSVKSSYVILEILENINNNYSYDIVQQLKDFKKAGFRLAIDDFGTENSNFTSLLKLDVDFVKIDGSFIKDIDVNIESQNIVKTIVYYANLSGIKTIAEYVHSKEVLDTILLLGVDYAQGYYFGKPEPEILDFHDFII